In Pseudomonas deceptionensis, a single window of DNA contains:
- the dgcB gene encoding dimethylglycine demethylation protein DgcB produces MLNFLLPILLFAALVLAFIGAIRRMNMWRRGRPAKVDWLGGLLAMPRRYMVDLHHVVARDKYMANTHVATAGGFVLAAVLAILVHGLGLHNRILGYALLFATALMFVGALFVFKRRLNPPSRLSKGPWMRLPKSLLAFSVSFFILTLPVAGLLPEGFGGWVLAAILAVGVLWGVSELFFGMTWGGPMKHAFAGALHLAWHRRAERFGGGRSTGLKPLDLDDRTAPLGVEKPADFTWNQLLGFDACVQCGKCEAACPAFAAGQPLNPKKLIQDMVVGLAGGTDAHFAGSPYPGKPIGEHGGNPHQPIVNGLVDADTLWSCTTCRACVEECPMMIEHVDAIVDMRRFLTLEKGATPNNGAQVLDNLIATDNPGGFAPGGRMNWAADLNLDLMRDKPSADVLFWVGDGAFDMRNQRTLRAFVKVLKAAGVNFAVLGLEERDSGDVARRLGDEATFQALAKRNIQTLAQYRFKRIVTCDPHSFHVLKNEYGAFGGDYLVQHHSTYMAELIDAGALNLTADSGGSVTYHDPCYLGRYNGEYEAPRAVLRALGIEVKEMQRSGFRSRCCGGGGGAPITDIPGKQRIPDMRMDDIRETGAERVAVGCPQCTAMLEGVVEPRPLIKDIAELVADALIEDAPSARSTRREAPEVIA; encoded by the coding sequence ATGCTGAACTTTCTTCTCCCCATTCTGTTATTCGCGGCACTGGTCCTCGCCTTTATCGGCGCCATCCGTCGAATGAACATGTGGCGCCGCGGCCGCCCGGCCAAGGTCGATTGGTTGGGCGGCCTGCTGGCCATGCCCAGGCGTTACATGGTCGATCTGCACCACGTGGTTGCCCGTGACAAATACATGGCCAACACCCACGTCGCCACCGCCGGCGGCTTTGTGCTGGCGGCGGTGCTGGCGATTCTGGTGCACGGTCTGGGGCTGCATAACCGCATCCTGGGTTATGCCTTGCTGTTCGCCACGGCGCTGATGTTTGTCGGCGCGCTTTTTGTATTCAAACGTCGCCTCAACCCGCCGTCGCGTTTGTCCAAAGGCCCGTGGATGCGCCTGCCGAAAAGCCTGCTGGCGTTCTCCGTGAGCTTTTTTATCCTCACCTTGCCGGTGGCCGGTTTGTTGCCCGAAGGCTTTGGCGGCTGGGTGCTGGCGGCGATACTGGCCGTTGGTGTGCTGTGGGGCGTGTCGGAACTGTTTTTCGGCATGACCTGGGGCGGGCCAATGAAACACGCCTTCGCCGGCGCCCTGCATCTGGCCTGGCATCGCCGGGCCGAGCGCTTCGGCGGCGGCCGCTCTACAGGTTTGAAACCACTGGACCTGGACGACCGTACCGCGCCCCTGGGTGTGGAAAAACCCGCGGATTTCACCTGGAACCAGTTGCTCGGCTTTGACGCCTGCGTGCAATGCGGCAAGTGCGAAGCCGCGTGCCCGGCGTTTGCCGCCGGGCAGCCGCTCAACCCCAAGAAGCTGATTCAAGACATGGTGGTCGGTCTGGCGGGCGGCACCGATGCGCACTTCGCCGGCAGCCCGTACCCCGGTAAACCGATTGGCGAACACGGCGGCAATCCGCATCAGCCCATCGTCAACGGTCTGGTCGATGCGGATACGCTGTGGTCCTGCACCACTTGCCGTGCCTGCGTCGAAGAGTGCCCGATGATGATCGAGCACGTGGATGCCATCGTTGATATGCGCCGCTTTCTGACCCTGGAAAAAGGCGCGACCCCGAACAACGGCGCCCAGGTGCTGGACAACCTGATTGCCACCGATAACCCCGGCGGTTTTGCACCGGGCGGCAGGATGAACTGGGCCGCGGATTTGAATCTCGACCTGATGCGCGACAAGCCTTCGGCGGATGTGCTGTTCTGGGTCGGTGACGGCGCTTTCGACATGCGCAACCAGCGCACCTTGCGTGCCTTCGTCAAAGTACTGAAAGCGGCCGGGGTCAACTTTGCCGTGCTCGGCCTGGAAGAACGCGACAGCGGCGACGTGGCCCGACGCCTGGGTGATGAAGCGACCTTTCAGGCTCTGGCCAAACGCAATATCCAGACCCTGGCGCAGTATCGGTTCAAGCGCATCGTCACCTGTGATCCCCACAGTTTCCATGTGCTGAAAAACGAATACGGCGCCTTTGGCGGCGATTACCTCGTGCAGCATCACAGCACCTACATGGCCGAACTGATCGACGCCGGGGCGCTCAACTTGACGGCAGATTCGGGTGGCAGCGTGACGTATCACGACCCGTGCTACCTGGGCCGCTACAACGGCGAATACGAGGCACCGCGTGCGGTGCTGCGAGCGCTGGGCATTGAAGTCAAAGAGATGCAGCGCTCGGGCTTTCGCTCCCGTTGCTGCGGCGGTGGCGGCGGGGCGCCGATTACCGACATCCCGGGCAAACAGCGGATTCCCGACATGCGCATGGACGATATCCGGGAGACGGGCGCCGAGCGCGTAGCGGTGGGTTGCCCGCAATGCACCGCGATGCTCGAAGGTGTGGTCGAACCGCGCCCACTGATCAAAGACATTGCCGAGCTGGTGGCCGACGCCCTGATTGAAGACGCGCCGTCCGCCAGATCGACCCGGCGCGAAGCCCCGGAGGTGATCGCATGA
- a CDS encoding electron transfer flavoprotein subunit alpha/FixB family protein — protein MSDIIRRDPRAEWIARNRLHPLHAAMQPNLQSWMGPNGVLRKNVHGVGFIGPNGIKRIDRSGAQQGGATKRSASVAVQLPLHQVPAPAFYVCVVPDMVGGRLSSHDRDLLGLAHQLAGADGAVLAVVFGESKETTFATAGVDRLLFLDSDGYAPEQRVLGLRAVDNQFSPRHWLLPDSRNGGGELGRRFAASLGERPATRVWQVKDGTCIGRAGAGLQDVAQPLPRLILAAAECAEPVSETRHEAVTVQLSTAVVDCLPRIEDLGAVEVDPAAIPMAEAEFIVSGGNGVKNWELFHRATAALGATEGASRVAVDDGFMGRDRQVGASGTWVTARVYVAVGISGAIQHLQGIGACDKVVAINLDPGCDMIKRADLSVIGDGAAILEALIVAVDNWRQSTLTPALSLRVKGF, from the coding sequence ATGAGTGACATTATCCGCCGCGACCCACGCGCCGAGTGGATCGCCCGCAACCGGCTGCACCCGCTGCATGCGGCCATGCAGCCGAACCTGCAAAGCTGGATGGGCCCAAACGGCGTGCTGCGCAAAAATGTGCACGGCGTGGGCTTTATCGGCCCCAACGGTATCAAACGGATCGACCGCAGCGGCGCGCAGCAGGGCGGGGCAACCAAGCGCTCGGCCAGTGTTGCCGTGCAATTGCCGCTGCATCAGGTGCCGGCCCCGGCGTTTTATGTCTGCGTAGTGCCGGACATGGTTGGCGGGCGCCTGAGCAGCCACGACCGCGACCTGCTGGGCCTGGCCCATCAATTGGCGGGCGCCGACGGCGCGGTGCTGGCGGTGGTGTTTGGCGAATCCAAGGAAACGACCTTCGCCACGGCGGGCGTTGACCGACTGCTGTTTCTGGACAGCGATGGTTATGCACCGGAACAGCGGGTACTGGGGCTTCGGGCTGTGGATAACCAGTTCTCGCCTCGGCACTGGCTCCTGCCGGACAGCCGCAACGGCGGCGGTGAATTGGGCCGCCGTTTTGCGGCCAGCCTGGGCGAACGCCCGGCCACCCGGGTGTGGCAGGTCAAGGACGGAACGTGTATCGGCCGCGCCGGCGCTGGCTTGCAGGACGTGGCGCAGCCGTTGCCGCGCTTGATCCTGGCCGCTGCCGAATGCGCCGAACCGGTCAGCGAAACCCGCCATGAAGCCGTGACGGTGCAGTTATCCACAGCGGTGGTGGACTGCTTGCCACGGATTGAAGATCTGGGGGCGGTGGAGGTCGACCCGGCGGCCATTCCCATGGCCGAAGCCGAATTTATCGTCAGCGGCGGCAACGGGGTTAAAAACTGGGAACTTTTCCACAGGGCGACTGCTGCGTTGGGCGCCACGGAAGGGGCCTCACGGGTGGCGGTGGATGATGGCTTCATGGGCCGCGACCGGCAAGTCGGCGCCAGCGGTACCTGGGTCACGGCGCGGGTCTACGTGGCGGTCGGCATCAGCGGCGCGATCCAGCACCTGCAAGGCATCGGTGCGTGCGACAAGGTGGTGGCAATCAACCTCGACCCGGGCTGCGACATGATCAAACGCGCGGACTTGTCGGTCATTGGCGATGGCGCAGCGATTCTTGAAGCCTTGATTGTGGCTGTGGATAACTGGCGCCAGAGCACCCTCACCCCAGCCCTCTCCTTGAGGGTGAAGGGCTTTTGA
- a CDS encoding electron transfer flavoprotein subunit beta encodes MSIATVALVSIGIHPASGRLRRAEQDARAVELGLELAGDNLHVLHAGNPHEPALRAYLGMGLDELHVLEQPDGADAVPVLRDYIREAGVQLVLSGSQAETGEGSGMLPYLLAEQLGWPLLVGVAQIESIHSGVALVLQALPRGQRRQLKVRLPFIATVDNAAPKARQSAYGPAIRGAVNAEVVEVKVDELSTIGVLQPAKPRPKRLKVIKAKSGADRMKAATAKAAGGSGQVLKGVSAQEGAQAILKLLIEEGVVR; translated from the coding sequence ATGAGCATCGCCACCGTTGCACTGGTTTCAATCGGCATCCATCCCGCCTCCGGCCGTCTGCGCCGGGCCGAGCAGGACGCCCGTGCCGTCGAACTGGGCCTGGAGCTGGCCGGGGATAACTTGCACGTGCTGCACGCAGGCAACCCCCACGAACCCGCGCTGCGGGCGTATCTGGGCATGGGGCTGGACGAATTGCACGTGCTGGAGCAACCGGACGGTGCCGATGCCGTGCCGGTATTGCGCGACTACATCCGTGAAGCTGGCGTACAGCTGGTGCTCAGCGGTAGCCAGGCAGAGACCGGAGAGGGTTCCGGGATGTTGCCGTACCTGCTGGCCGAGCAACTGGGCTGGCCGTTGCTGGTGGGTGTGGCGCAGATCGAATCTATCCACAGCGGTGTGGCGCTGGTGCTGCAAGCGCTGCCCCGTGGCCAGCGGCGACAGCTCAAAGTGCGGCTGCCCTTTATTGCTACTGTGGATAACGCGGCGCCCAAGGCTCGGCAAAGCGCCTACGGCCCGGCGATCCGGGGGGCGGTCAATGCTGAAGTGGTTGAAGTGAAGGTCGATGAGTTATCCACAATCGGGGTTCTGCAACCGGCCAAGCCTCGGCCCAAGCGTTTGAAAGTGATCAAGGCCAAAAGTGGTGCCGATCGCATGAAAGCCGCCACAGCCAAGGCCGCTGGCGGTTCGGGCCAGGTCCTCAAGGGCGTCAGTGCGCAAGAGGGCGCTCAGGCCATTTTGAAGTTATTGATTGAGGAAGGCGTGGTGCGCTGA
- the gbcA gene encoding glycine-betaine demethylase subunit GbcA has product MDVTANLSLGDPLEPARKATAEMLQTRERTFSLPQPFYNDERLFEIDMQEIFQKEWLIAGMTCEIPTKGNFLTLQVGKNPIIVIRGAEGQVHAFHNVCRHRGSRLCTSEKGKVAKLVCHYHQWTYELDGRLLFAGTEMGADFDMKQYGLKPVNVKTAGGYIFISLAENPPAIDEFLATLNHYMEPYDMENTKVAIHTTLVEKANWKLVLENNRECYHCNASHPELLKTLLEWDDVTDPRADQAFKDHVAASAAAWDAEKIPYAHASFGLRNRIVRMPLLKGTVSMTLDGKQGCAKLMGRIKNPDLGSMRILHLPHSWNHCMGDHIIVFTVWPISAQETVVTTKWLVHKDAVEGVDYDVERMRNVWDATNNQDRKLAEENQRGINSVAYQPGPYSQTYEFGVVNFVDWYSERLLSNLGAAPAAYLKGVLAQ; this is encoded by the coding sequence ATGGACGTCACCGCAAACCTGAGCCTGGGCGATCCACTGGAACCCGCACGCAAGGCCACCGCCGAGATGCTGCAAACCCGCGAACGAACGTTTTCGCTGCCGCAGCCCTTCTATAACGACGAGCGCCTGTTCGAAATCGACATGCAGGAGATCTTCCAGAAGGAGTGGCTGATTGCAGGCATGACCTGCGAGATCCCGACCAAGGGCAACTTCCTGACCCTGCAAGTGGGCAAAAACCCGATCATCGTGATTCGGGGCGCCGAAGGTCAGGTCCACGCGTTCCACAACGTATGCCGCCACCGTGGCTCGCGGCTGTGTACCAGCGAAAAAGGCAAGGTCGCCAAGCTGGTGTGCCATTACCACCAATGGACCTACGAGCTGGACGGGCGCCTGCTGTTTGCCGGCACCGAGATGGGCGCCGACTTTGACATGAAGCAATACGGCCTCAAGCCGGTGAACGTCAAAACCGCGGGCGGCTACATCTTTATCAGCCTGGCCGAGAACCCGCCCGCCATCGATGAGTTCCTGGCCACGCTGAACCACTACATGGAACCCTACGACATGGAAAACACCAAGGTGGCGATTCACACCACCCTGGTGGAAAAAGCCAACTGGAAGCTGGTGCTGGAAAACAACCGCGAGTGCTATCACTGCAATGCGTCGCACCCCGAATTGCTGAAAACCCTGCTGGAATGGGACGACGTCACCGACCCTCGCGCTGATCAGGCATTCAAGGATCACGTCGCTGCCTCTGCCGCCGCCTGGGATGCAGAAAAGATCCCTTACGCCCACGCCAGTTTTGGCCTGCGCAACCGCATCGTGCGCATGCCGCTGCTCAAGGGCACGGTGTCGATGACCCTGGATGGCAAACAGGGCTGCGCGAAGCTCATGGGCCGGATCAAGAACCCGGACCTGGGCTCGATGCGCATCCTGCACTTGCCGCATTCATGGAACCACTGCATGGGCGATCACATCATCGTGTTCACGGTGTGGCCGATCAGCGCGCAAGAAACCGTCGTGACCACCAAATGGCTGGTACACAAGGACGCGGTGGAAGGCGTGGACTACGACGTGGAACGCATGCGAAATGTGTGGGACGCCACCAACAATCAGGACCGCAAACTGGCAGAAGAAAACCAGCGCGGCATCAACTCCGTCGCTTACCAGCCGGGGCCGTATTCCCAAACATACGAGTTTGGTGTGGTCAACTTTGTGGACTGGTACAGCGAGCGCCTGCTGAGCAATCTGGGCGCAGCGCCAGCGGCGTACCTTAAAGGGGTGTTGGCCCAATGA
- the gbcB gene encoding glycine-betaine demethylase subunit GbcB has protein sequence MSNSFLNPVTTQTWANGRHIVRCVKVIQETWDVRTFCFMADQPILFFFKPGQFVTLELEIDGDPVMRSYTISSSPSVPYSFSVTIKRVPGGRVSNWLHDTLTEGQELAVHGPVGLFNAIDAPSPKVLYLSGGVGITPVMSMARWFYDTNANVDMVFIHSARSPKDIIYHRELEHMASRIDNFSLHLICEKHGLGEPWAGYRGYLNHKMLELMAPDFMEREVFCCGPTPYMSAVKRLLDANGFDMSRYHEESFGATPPEARADAVEQAEQAADAPELDLADLNQVEFTASGKSIRVGPAETVHAAAAKLGLLIPKACGMGICGTCKVLKLGGEVEMEHNGGITDEDVAEGYILSCCSVPKGDVRIEF, from the coding sequence ATGTCCAACAGCTTTCTGAATCCGGTAACTACCCAGACCTGGGCCAACGGTCGACACATCGTGCGATGCGTCAAAGTGATTCAGGAAACCTGGGACGTTCGTACCTTCTGTTTTATGGCCGACCAGCCGATTCTGTTCTTTTTCAAGCCGGGGCAGTTCGTGACCCTGGAGCTGGAAATCGACGGCGACCCGGTGATGCGCTCTTACACCATCTCCAGCTCGCCCTCGGTGCCTTACAGCTTTTCGGTGACCATCAAGCGCGTGCCGGGCGGGCGGGTGTCCAACTGGTTGCACGACACCCTCACTGAAGGCCAGGAGCTGGCCGTTCACGGGCCGGTCGGGCTGTTCAACGCCATCGATGCCCCGAGCCCCAAGGTGCTGTACCTGAGTGGCGGGGTGGGGATTACCCCGGTGATGTCGATGGCGCGCTGGTTTTACGACACCAACGCCAATGTCGACATGGTGTTTATCCACAGCGCCCGTTCGCCCAAAGACATCATTTACCACCGCGAGCTGGAGCACATGGCTTCGCGCATCGACAACTTCAGCCTGCACCTGATCTGCGAAAAACATGGCCTGGGCGAACCCTGGGCCGGGTATCGCGGTTACCTGAACCACAAAATGCTGGAGCTGATGGCGCCCGACTTCATGGAGCGCGAAGTGTTTTGCTGCGGGCCGACGCCGTACATGAGTGCGGTCAAGCGCCTGCTGGACGCCAACGGTTTTGACATGAGCCGTTATCACGAAGAGTCTTTCGGCGCGACCCCGCCCGAAGCCCGGGCCGATGCGGTGGAGCAAGCCGAACAGGCCGCTGACGCGCCGGAGCTGGACCTGGCGGATTTGAACCAGGTGGAATTCACCGCCTCTGGAAAAAGCATCCGTGTGGGCCCGGCCGAAACCGTGCATGCGGCGGCAGCCAAGCTGGGGCTGTTGATCCCCAAGGCATGCGGCATGGGCATTTGCGGCACGTGCAAGGTGTTGAAACTGGGTGGCGAAGTCGAGATGGAGCACAACGGCGGCATCACTGACGAAGACGTAGCGGAAGGCTACATCCTGTCGTGCTGCAGCGTGCCGAAGGGGGATGTGCGGATCGAGTTTTAG
- a CDS encoding cell division protein ZapA — protein MSVDRDGVNVVSILGNDYTIKAPEGEQQTLMAATVMLKAALADTKRKYPSLIGDKLLVLAALNLCSQQIELKQQHKQELDRYQEQVSATVDVIERTIGQS, from the coding sequence ATGAGCGTGGACAGAGACGGAGTAAATGTCGTCTCGATTCTGGGTAACGACTACACGATCAAAGCGCCTGAGGGGGAGCAACAAACCCTGATGGCCGCCACGGTCATGTTGAAAGCCGCCCTGGCCGACACGAAAAGAAAGTACCCGAGCTTGATCGGGGACAAATTGCTGGTGCTGGCGGCGCTGAATCTGTGTTCACAGCAGATTGAGCTCAAGCAGCAACACAAACAGGAACTCGACCGTTATCAAGAGCAAGTCAGCGCCACGGTCGATGTGATTGAGCGAACGATCGGGCAATCCTGA
- a CDS encoding threonine aldolase family protein, with the protein MTDKSQQFASDNYSGICPEVWNAMELANHGHQRSYGDDEWTLRAANDFRKLFETDCEVYFAFNGTAANSLALSSLCQSFHSVICSETAHVETDECGAPEFFSNGSKLLIARTENGKITPESIREIALKRKDIHYPKPRVVTITQATEVGSVYRPEEIRAISATCKELGLLLHMDGARFSNACAFLGCTPAELSWKAGVDVLCFGGTKNGMAVGEAILFFDHDLSVDFDYRCKQAGQLASKMRFLSAPWVGLLENDAWLKHSRHANHCAQLLSQLVSDIPGVELMFPVEANGVFLQLSEPAVAALTAKGWRFYTFIGKGGARFMCSWDTEEARVRELAADIREVMAG; encoded by the coding sequence ATGACTGACAAGAGCCAACAATTCGCCAGCGACAACTACTCCGGTATCTGCCCTGAAGTCTGGAACGCCATGGAACTGGCCAACCACGGCCATCAACGCTCATATGGCGATGACGAGTGGACCCTGCGCGCCGCAAACGACTTTCGCAAACTGTTCGAAACGGACTGCGAGGTCTATTTCGCCTTCAACGGCACCGCCGCCAACTCCCTGGCGCTGTCGTCGTTGTGCCAGAGCTTCCACAGCGTGATCTGCTCCGAGACTGCCCACGTCGAAACCGACGAGTGCGGCGCCCCGGAGTTCTTCTCCAACGGCTCCAAGCTGCTGATCGCCCGTACTGAAAACGGCAAGATCACCCCCGAGTCGATCCGCGAAATCGCCCTCAAGCGCAAAGACATCCACTACCCAAAACCGCGGGTGGTCACCATCACCCAGGCCACTGAAGTCGGAAGTGTGTACCGCCCTGAAGAAATCCGCGCCATCAGCGCCACGTGCAAAGAGCTGGGCTTGTTGCTGCACATGGACGGCGCCCGCTTCTCCAACGCCTGCGCCTTCCTGGGCTGCACGCCGGCAGAGCTGAGCTGGAAAGCCGGCGTGGACGTGCTGTGCTTTGGCGGGACCAAAAACGGTATGGCGGTGGGTGAAGCGATTCTGTTCTTCGACCACGACCTGTCCGTGGACTTTGACTACCGCTGCAAACAGGCCGGGCAACTGGCATCGAAAATGCGTTTCTTGTCGGCACCCTGGGTGGGCTTGCTGGAAAACGACGCATGGCTCAAACACTCCCGCCACGCCAACCACTGCGCCCAATTGCTGAGCCAGTTGGTGAGTGACATTCCGGGGGTTGAGCTGATGTTCCCGGTGGAGGCCAACGGCGTGTTCCTGCAACTGTCGGAACCGGCGGTGGCTGCGTTGACCGCCAAGGGCTGGCGTTTCTACACCTTTATCGGCAAAGGCGGCGCACGCTTCATGTGCTCGTGGGACACCGAAGAGGCGCGAGTGCGGGAATTGGCGGCGGATATTCGCGAAGTGATGGCGGGGTAA
- the glyA gene encoding serine hydroxymethyltransferase — MFSKQDQIQGYDDALLAAMNAEDQRQEDHIELIASENYTSQRVMQAQGSGLTNKYAEGYPGKRYYGGCEHVDKVEQLAIDRAKQLFGADYANVQPHSGSQANAAVYLALLNAGDTVLGMSLAHGGHLTHGASVSFSGKLYNAVQYGIDTATGLIDYDEVERLAVEHQPKMIIAGFSAYSKFLDFPRFRQIADKVGAYLFVDMAHVAGLVAAGLYPNPLPYADVVTTTTHKTLRGPRGGLILAKANEALEKKLNSAVFPGGQGGPLMHVIAAKAVCFKEALEPGFKTYQKQVIENAQAMAEVFIKRGFDVVSGGTDNHLFLLSLIRQGLTGKDADAALGRAHITVNKNAVPNDPQSPFVTSGLRIGTPAVTTRGFKVAQCTELAGWICDILDHLGDADIEADVARQVTSLCKDFPVYR, encoded by the coding sequence ATGTTCAGCAAGCAGGATCAGATCCAGGGCTACGACGATGCCTTGTTAGCGGCCATGAATGCCGAAGATCAGCGTCAGGAAGATCACATCGAGCTGATCGCCTCCGAGAACTACACCAGCCAGCGCGTGATGCAAGCCCAGGGCAGCGGCCTGACCAACAAGTACGCCGAGGGCTACCCCGGCAAACGCTACTACGGCGGTTGCGAGCATGTGGATAAAGTCGAGCAATTGGCCATCGACCGCGCCAAACAACTGTTCGGTGCCGATTATGCCAACGTGCAACCACACTCCGGCAGCCAGGCCAACGCGGCGGTGTATCTGGCGTTACTGAATGCCGGTGACACCGTGCTGGGCATGAGCCTGGCCCACGGCGGGCATTTGACCCACGGCGCCAGCGTCAGCTTCTCCGGTAAGTTGTACAACGCGGTGCAGTACGGCATCGACACCGCTACCGGCCTGATCGACTACGACGAAGTGGAACGTCTGGCGGTTGAGCATCAGCCAAAAATGATCATTGCCGGCTTCTCGGCATACTCCAAATTCCTCGATTTCCCACGCTTTCGTCAGATTGCCGACAAGGTGGGCGCCTACCTGTTTGTGGACATGGCTCACGTGGCCGGTCTGGTTGCGGCGGGTCTGTACCCGAACCCGCTGCCTTACGCCGACGTGGTGACCACCACCACCCACAAAACCCTGCGCGGCCCCCGCGGCGGTCTGATTCTGGCCAAGGCCAACGAAGCCCTGGAAAAGAAACTCAACTCGGCGGTGTTCCCCGGTGGTCAGGGCGGCCCGCTGATGCACGTGATCGCGGCCAAGGCGGTGTGCTTTAAAGAAGCGCTGGAACCGGGCTTCAAAACCTATCAGAAGCAGGTGATTGAAAACGCCCAGGCCATGGCCGAAGTGTTTATCAAGCGCGGCTTCGACGTGGTTTCGGGCGGTACCGACAACCACCTGTTCCTGCTCAGCCTGATCCGTCAGGGCCTGACCGGCAAAGACGCCGACGCTGCCCTGGGCCGTGCCCATATCACGGTCAACAAAAACGCCGTTCCCAATGATCCGCAATCGCCGTTCGTGACCTCGGGCCTGCGCATCGGTACTCCGGCAGTGACCACGCGCGGGTTCAAAGTGGCGCAATGCACGGAGCTGGCAGGCTGGATCTGCGACATCCTCGATCACTTGGGCGATGCCGACATTGAGGCCGACGTTGCCCGCCAGGTGACCTCGCTGTGCAAAGACTTCCCGGTTTATCGCTGA
- a CDS encoding sarcosine oxidase subunit beta has product MQRYSGFGLFKHSLSHHENWQKMWRTPTPKKVYDVIIVGGGGHGLATAYYLAKEHGITNVAVVEKGWLGGGNTARNTTIVRSNYLWDESAHLYEHAMKLWEGLSQDLNYNVMFSQRGVYNLCHTLQDIRDSERRVSANRLNGVDGELLNGKQVADEIPYLDCSKNTRYPIIGATVQRRGGVARHDAVAWGFARAADALGVDLIQQTEVLGFRKENGVCIGVETSKGFIGAKRVGVVTAGNSGHMARQAGFRLPIESHPLQALVSEPIKPIIDSVIMSNAVHGYISQSDKGDLVIGAGIDGYNGYGQRGSYPVIEHTIQAIVEMFPVLSRVRMNRQWGGIVDTTPDACPIISKTPVPNLFFNCGWGTGGFKATPGSGNVFAASLAKGEMHPLAAPFSIDRFHTGALIDEHGAAAVAH; this is encoded by the coding sequence ATGCAACGGTATTCAGGCTTCGGCCTCTTCAAACACTCCCTCAGCCACCACGAAAACTGGCAGAAGATGTGGCGCACCCCGACCCCGAAAAAGGTCTATGACGTGATCATCGTCGGCGGTGGCGGGCACGGGCTGGCGACGGCCTACTACCTGGCCAAGGAACATGGCATTACCAACGTGGCGGTGGTCGAAAAGGGCTGGCTGGGCGGCGGTAACACGGCGCGCAACACCACTATCGTGCGTTCCAACTACTTGTGGGACGAGTCGGCGCACCTGTACGAACACGCGATGAAGCTCTGGGAAGGCTTGTCCCAGGACTTGAACTACAACGTCATGTTCTCCCAGCGGGGTGTGTACAACCTGTGCCATACCCTGCAAGACATCCGCGACTCGGAACGCCGGGTCAGCGCCAACCGCCTCAACGGCGTAGACGGCGAACTGCTTAACGGCAAACAAGTGGCGGACGAGATTCCGTACCTCGATTGCTCAAAAAATACCCGCTACCCGATCATCGGCGCCACCGTACAACGCCGTGGCGGCGTGGCCCGCCATGACGCCGTGGCCTGGGGCTTTGCCCGTGCCGCAGACGCGCTGGGCGTGGACCTGATCCAGCAAACCGAAGTGCTCGGTTTTCGCAAGGAAAACGGCGTGTGCATCGGCGTTGAAACCAGCAAGGGTTTTATCGGCGCCAAGCGCGTGGGCGTGGTCACGGCTGGCAACTCCGGACACATGGCGCGCCAGGCCGGGTTCCGCCTGCCGATCGAATCGCACCCGCTGCAAGCGCTGGTGTCGGAGCCGATCAAGCCGATCATCGACAGCGTGATCATGTCCAACGCGGTGCACGGCTACATCAGCCAGTCCGACAAGGGCGACCTGGTGATCGGTGCCGGGATCGACGGCTACAACGGCTACGGCCAGCGCGGCTCGTACCCGGTGATCGAACACACGATCCAGGCGATTGTGGAAATGTTCCCGGTGTTGTCCCGCGTACGCATGAACCGCCAGTGGGGCGGCATCGTCGACACCACCCCCGACGCGTGCCCGATCATTTCCAAAACCCCGGTGCCGAATCTGTTTTTCAACTGCGGCTGGGGCACGGGTGGCTTCAAGGCTACGCCGGGCTCGGGCAACGTATTTGCCGCCAGTTTGGCCAAGGGTGAAATGCACCCGTTGGCTGCCCCTTTTTCCATTGACCGGTTCCACACCGGTGCCCTGATCGACGAACACGGCGCTGCCGCTGTCGCCCACTAA
- a CDS encoding sarcosine oxidase subunit delta → MLHIFCPHCGELRSEEEFHASGQAHIPRPLDPGACTDAEWGDYMFFRDNPRGLHHELWNHVAGCRQFFNATRNTVTYEILETYLIGTQPQFTEQAAPLTTTATREQGEKV, encoded by the coding sequence ATGCTCCATATCTTCTGTCCCCATTGCGGCGAATTGCGCTCCGAAGAGGAATTTCATGCCAGCGGCCAGGCGCACATCCCGCGCCCGCTCGACCCTGGCGCCTGCACCGACGCCGAGTGGGGCGACTACATGTTCTTTCGCGACAACCCCCGGGGCCTGCACCACGAACTGTGGAACCACGTCGCCGGTTGCCGCCAGTTCTTCAACGCCACGCGCAACACCGTGACCTACGAAATTCTTGAAACTTACCTGATTGGCACCCAGCCGCAGTTCACTGAACAGGCGGCGCCACTGACCACCACGGCCACCCGCGAGCAGGGAGAAAAGGTATGA